The following are from one region of the Methanobrevibacter sp. genome:
- a CDS encoding AAA family ATPase: MQVMGISGMPGSGKSLVSVMAVEKGAEIVSMGDIIREEAKKRNEDTKTTAQKLREEHGQYIVAELTVAKVKELIEQNVSDLIIIEGIRSPYEVDLFKSNFDNFIILSIFANPTLRFERLKQRKRSDDSTDYEEFKKRDKMELDFGIGSVIALSDRLITNETDLESYGKKINEFLDNIMSL, from the coding sequence ATGCAAGTTATGGGAATATCTGGAATGCCCGGATCAGGAAAAAGTTTAGTTTCTGTTATGGCTGTTGAAAAAGGCGCTGAGATAGTTAGCATGGGCGACATCATTCGTGAGGAAGCTAAAAAAAGAAATGAAGATACTAAAACTACAGCTCAAAAACTCAGAGAAGAACATGGACAGTACATTGTGGCTGAACTTACAGTTGCTAAAGTAAAAGAACTGATTGAACAAAATGTAAGCGACCTTATAATAATTGAAGGCATTCGCAGCCCTTATGAAGTGGATCTTTTCAAAAGCAATTTTGACAACTTCATTATCCTTTCCATATTTGCAAATCCTACCTTAAGATTTGAAAGACTTAAACAAAGAAAAAGATCCGATGATTCAACCGATTATGAAGAATTCAAAAAAAGAGACAAAATGGAACTTGATTTTGGAATTGGATCTGTCATAGCTTTATCAGATAGACTCATAACAAATGAAACCGACTTGGAAAGCTATGGAAAAAAAATAAATGAATTTTTAGATAATATAATGAGTTTATAA
- a CDS encoding prepilin peptidase: protein MIIQFIITIFLCVVASYYDIKKGIIPDKISIFLISFGIVSNMILSLLSGNLKHILASILSLSLTYLVCYLLWRLKVWGGGDVKLLTGIAAIIPFASIPFLNVFPELSIYPFSFSVILNAILISFPFLFMMIFYLNMKNMIFNRNTELLFNLINYKNFLFFIKSNFNRFIPVKDLEEGMIVNEYYFNDKQIIDLINDSKGNLKVYRLNDDSNYSYYFKSISAGGLTEKDMFLLKIMNSQNIISDYISIKLGFPFAPFITIGLLTAIFLGDIIMVISKNMVLVV, encoded by the coding sequence TTGATTATACAGTTTATTATAACAATATTTCTTTGCGTTGTTGCTTCATATTATGACATTAAAAAGGGAATAATTCCAGACAAGATTTCCATATTCTTAATTTCCTTCGGTATTGTTTCAAACATGATTTTGTCTTTATTGTCAGGCAATTTAAAACATATTCTGGCCTCAATTCTTTCTCTATCTTTGACATATTTGGTTTGCTATCTGCTGTGGAGACTGAAAGTATGGGGAGGGGGAGATGTGAAGCTTCTTACGGGGATAGCTGCAATAATTCCATTTGCAAGCATTCCATTTCTAAACGTTTTTCCCGAACTTTCAATATATCCATTTTCATTTTCAGTGATTCTAAACGCAATACTCATCAGTTTCCCGTTTTTATTCATGATGATATTTTATCTGAATATGAAAAACATGATCTTCAATAGAAACACCGAGCTCCTGTTTAACTTGATTAACTATAAGAACTTTTTATTCTTCATAAAATCAAATTTTAACAGGTTTATACCAGTAAAAGATTTGGAGGAGGGAATGATAGTCAACGAATACTACTTTAACGATAAGCAGATAATTGACTTGATTAACGATTCCAAGGGTAATTTAAAGGTCTATAGGCTTAACGACGATTCCAATTATTCATATTACTTCAAGTCAATAAGCGCAGGAGGGCTTACGGAAAAGGACATGTTCCTCTTGAAAATAATGAATTCCCAGAATATTATCTCAGACTATATTTCAATTAAATTGGGCTTTCCATTTGCTCCATTTATTACGATTGGGTTGTTGACAGCCATTTTCCTGGGGGACATTATAATGGTCATCTCTAAAAATATGGTGCTTGTGGTTTAA
- a CDS encoding ASCH domain-containing protein has protein sequence MKILKFNEKFYNPVIEGIKVATTRNRHKDLSAGDNIKLIFTNIDSLDGKLSLFAIVESVEKINYCDITSMHAESEGHRDVDSFKNSLKEFYPSLRYDSELYYIKFKLKEI, from the coding sequence ATGAAAATCTTAAAGTTTAATGAAAAATTCTACAATCCTGTAATTGAAGGGATTAAGGTAGCTACAACAAGAAATCGCCATAAGGATTTGTCTGCTGGCGATAATATTAAACTAATTTTTACCAATATTGATTCGTTAGACGGGAAACTGTCATTGTTTGCTATTGTAGAGTCAGTTGAAAAAATCAATTATTGCGATATAACATCAATGCATGCAGAATCTGAAGGTCATCGTGATGTCGATTCATTTAAAAATTCTTTAAAAGAATTTTATCCGAGCCTGAGGTATGATTCCGAATTGTATTACATTAAGTTTAAACTAAAGGAAATCTGA
- a CDS encoding tocopherol cyclase family protein: MSSNIKPRKNDIGRNEFMLTKGQAKCGYDWWWHSFTARNAETGEERPFFLEFFVCNPASGGDEPVFGQLPENKAKGIKPSYLMIKVGCWGKGAKQIHRFFGWNKFDITPNKVVPYEIKADDCYITETETYGKIHLSEEENAAHPEYMCDAGDVEWNFKINKIIPFNVGYGAGEVFRNMQAFEMFWHVEGMKTEYEGEITMDGVKYIIDPKNCYGYADKNWGKNFTSPWVWLSSCNLTSKKTGKKLENSAFDIGGGRPKVGPIVLNRQLLSLFDYEGELYEFNFSKFWDKVSTKFDCKETDTQIIWHVEQSTWNKKMVTDITCEKEDMLFVNYEAPTGEKRHNRLWNGGNGVGTVKLYKKGKLVDEIIAENVGCEYGEFDPE; encoded by the coding sequence ATGAGCTCAAATATTAAACCTAGAAAAAATGACATTGGCAGAAATGAGTTTATGCTTACAAAAGGTCAGGCTAAGTGTGGATATGATTGGTGGTGGCATTCATTTACTGCTCGCAATGCTGAAACAGGTGAAGAAAGGCCATTTTTCTTGGAATTTTTTGTTTGTAATCCTGCTAGTGGTGGGGATGAACCTGTATTTGGTCAATTGCCTGAAAACAAAGCTAAAGGCATTAAACCGTCCTATCTAATGATTAAAGTTGGATGTTGGGGTAAAGGAGCAAAACAAATTCACAGATTCTTTGGTTGGAACAAATTTGATATAACTCCAAATAAGGTAGTGCCATATGAAATCAAGGCAGATGACTGTTATATAACTGAAACAGAGACTTATGGTAAGATTCATTTAAGCGAAGAGGAAAATGCGGCACATCCTGAATATATGTGTGATGCTGGAGATGTTGAATGGAACTTCAAAATCAACAAGATTATTCCATTTAATGTAGGATATGGTGCTGGGGAAGTATTTAGAAACATGCAGGCTTTTGAAATGTTTTGGCATGTTGAAGGTATGAAAACAGAGTATGAAGGCGAAATCACAATGGATGGTGTCAAGTACATAATCGATCCTAAAAACTGTTATGGTTATGCTGATAAGAATTGGGGTAAAAACTTTACTTCCCCATGGGTATGGTTATCTTCATGCAATTTAACCAGCAAAAAGACAGGTAAGAAATTAGAAAACAGTGCATTTGATATTGGTGGGGGAAGACCAAAAGTAGGTCCTATTGTTTTAAACAGGCAATTATTATCCTTGTTTGATTATGAGGGAGAATTATATGAATTCAACTTCTCCAAATTCTGGGATAAGGTATCCACCAAATTTGACTGTAAGGAAACTGATACCCAAATAATTTGGCATGTGGAGCAGTCTACTTGGAACAAAAAGATGGTTACAGACATCACCTGTGAAAAGGAAGACATGCTATTCGTTAACTATGAAGCTCCAACTGGTGAAAAAAGACACAATAGATTGTGGAATGGTGGAAACGGTGTTGGTACCGTAAAACTATATAAGAAGGGCAAATTGGTTGACGAAATAATTGCCGAAAATGTTGGTTGTGAATATGGAGAATTTGATCCAGAATAA
- a CDS encoding TIGR00289 family protein, protein MKVAVLFSGGKDSTMALYNALENGEDVQYLLSMRSVNDESYMFHVPNIHLTDMLAEAIEIPIIIADTNGVKEEELEDLKGEFQKLKNLGIEGIYTGALYSQYQKSRIEKLGQEVGLEIISPFWHVDELEYMKKIVSLGFRVIISGVFAEGLDKSWLGREIDDKAIEEIVELNKKYHVDIAFEGGEAETLVLDGPIFKKSIKILDAEKEWNFDNGVYIIKEAFLEDK, encoded by the coding sequence ATGAAAGTAGCAGTTTTATTTTCAGGTGGAAAGGACAGTACTATGGCATTGTACAATGCTTTGGAGAACGGGGAAGATGTTCAATATCTTCTTTCCATGAGGTCAGTTAATGATGAGTCTTACATGTTCCATGTACCAAACATCCACCTCACCGATATGCTTGCAGAAGCGATTGAAATTCCTATAATCATAGCTGATACTAATGGAGTTAAAGAAGAGGAACTTGAAGATTTGAAAGGGGAGTTTCAAAAGCTTAAAAATTTAGGCATTGAGGGTATATACACTGGTGCTTTATACTCCCAATATCAAAAATCCAGGATTGAAAAGCTTGGTCAGGAAGTGGGGCTTGAAATTATATCACCCTTCTGGCATGTTGATGAATTGGAATACATGAAAAAAATAGTCTCATTAGGTTTCAGGGTAATAATCAGTGGAGTCTTTGCAGAAGGCTTGGACAAATCATGGCTAGGTCGTGAAATTGACGATAAAGCTATTGAAGAAATTGTAGAATTAAACAAAAAGTATCATGTTGACATTGCCTTTGAAGGCGGTGAGGCAGAAACTTTAGTTTTGGACGGTCCGATATTTAAGAAATCAATAAAGATTCTGGATGCTGAAAAAGAGTGGAATTTTGATAATGGAGTTTATATAATTAAAGAAGCCTTCCTTGAAGACAAATAA
- the modA gene encoding molybdate ABC transporter substrate-binding protein, with protein sequence MKSKTKIIIGVIIIIAAICIGYGAFSGAFDSNSDLEGQTVDLAAAASLKNVFDEKLIPMFEKQYPGVKVKPVYASSGDLQTQIENGLETDVFMSASNKQMNALAEQGIIDNDTVKKSIQNKLVLIVPADSNTNITSFEGLKDVDGTIAIGDPDSVPAGQYAKEALTSLGVWDAVQSKLSLGNSVTAVLNQVADGSAEYGLVYTSDADSNDKVKIICDAPEGSLKKPIVYPIGIIKDAKDADAAEKFVEFLQSQEAQDIFKDYGFTIVN encoded by the coding sequence ATGAAATCTAAAACTAAAATAATAATTGGTGTTATCATAATAATAGCAGCTATTTGCATTGGTTATGGTGCATTTAGTGGTGCTTTTGATAGTAATTCAGATTTAGAAGGTCAAACAGTTGATTTGGCTGCAGCGGCTAGTTTAAAAAATGTATTTGATGAAAAGTTAATTCCTATGTTTGAAAAACAATATCCTGGTGTAAAAGTTAAACCTGTCTACGCTTCAAGTGGGGATTTACAAACTCAAATCGAAAATGGGTTAGAAACTGACGTATTCATGTCTGCTTCCAATAAACAAATGAATGCTTTAGCAGAACAAGGAATAATCGATAACGATACTGTTAAAAAATCCATTCAAAACAAACTTGTTTTAATTGTTCCTGCTGATTCAAACACTAACATTACTTCATTTGAAGGATTGAAAGATGTGGATGGAACTATTGCTATTGGTGATCCTGATTCCGTACCTGCAGGACAATATGCTAAAGAAGCATTAACCAGTCTTGGAGTTTGGGATGCTGTACAATCCAAATTATCTTTAGGTAACAGTGTAACTGCTGTATTAAACCAAGTGGCTGATGGATCTGCTGAATATGGTCTTGTATACACATCAGATGCTGATTCTAATGATAAAGTTAAAATAATCTGTGATGCTCCTGAAGGATCTCTTAAAAAACCTATCGTATATCCTATAGGTATCATTAAAGACGCAAAAGATGCTGATGCAGCAGAAAAATTCGTTGAATTCTTACAATCACAAGAAGCTCAAGATATATTTAAAGATTATGGTTTCACAATAGTCAATTAA
- a CDS encoding 4-phosphopantoate--beta-alanine ligase, with amino-acid sequence MKVPKNHPRYESLVIRDKMVKANEEGILAPSALIAHGRGEAFDYLLGEKTTLPAKRAMYIAVASLLLAENPVISVNGNTTALVINDIIKLAKAVDAKIEINLFYRTPERVKKIAELYEEHGYPNVLGTDDDELKYLKNIENPRASASKNGIYDADVVLVPLEDGDRAEILEKTGKKIITIDLNPLSRTSIKSEVSIVDNIIRAIPLMTQIAEDLKEQDEELLTELIESYNNKENLKDSLEEFKIKEE; translated from the coding sequence ATGAAAGTACCAAAAAACCATCCAAGATACGAATCATTAGTAATTAGAGACAAAATGGTGAAAGCAAATGAGGAAGGTATTTTAGCACCTTCTGCATTAATTGCTCATGGAAGAGGAGAAGCCTTTGACTATTTGCTTGGTGAGAAAACAACATTGCCTGCAAAAAGGGCGATGTATATAGCTGTTGCTTCATTATTGCTCGCTGAAAATCCTGTAATTTCAGTGAATGGAAACACAACCGCATTAGTTATTAATGACATCATAAAGCTTGCTAAAGCTGTTGACGCTAAAATTGAAATCAATTTATTTTACAGGACTCCTGAAAGAGTTAAAAAAATAGCAGAATTATATGAGGAACATGGATATCCTAATGTTCTTGGAACTGATGATGATGAATTAAAATATCTCAAAAATATTGAAAACCCAAGAGCCAGCGCAAGTAAAAACGGAATTTATGATGCGGATGTTGTTCTTGTTCCTTTGGAAGATGGTGATAGGGCGGAAATTCTTGAAAAGACCGGCAAAAAAATAATCACCATAGATTTGAATCCATTATCCAGAACTTCAATAAAATCAGAAGTTTCAATTGTGGACAACATTATTCGTGCCATTCCACTAATGACTCAAATCGCTGAGGATTTAAAAGAACAAGACGAAGAGCTTTTGACTGAATTGATAGAAAGTTACAATAATAAAGAGAATCTTAAAGATTCATTAGAAGAATTTAAAATAAAAGAAGAGTAG
- a CDS encoding sulfate/molybdate ABC transporter ATP-binding protein produces MSDKLLKVDIKKELNEFDLDVDFELKTQNFGILGPSGCGKSMTLKSIAGIVNPNSGIISVKLNEEEVYFDSSKKINLKPQKRNVGYLFQNYALFPNMTVEENIAVGLSKKDDEKVSELIKNFRLEGLEKRYPRQLSGGQQQRVALARIIAYDPDVILLDEPFSALDTYLKDQLRRELIKLLENFEGFIIMVTHDRDDAFQFCDKLIVMDKGKIIAKGNTYDIFENPKKVQVAKITGCKNISAIEIIDDYHVKALDWDNIILETEEKVSENINHIGIRAHDFTFADKDDVNVIGTKDAEIVEMPFEWDIKLANGLWWIYDKEIHKHDFTMPEYIKISPKTIILLE; encoded by the coding sequence ATGAGTGACAAGTTATTGAAAGTGGATATTAAAAAGGAACTTAATGAATTTGATTTGGACGTTGATTTTGAACTAAAAACTCAAAATTTCGGTATTTTAGGACCATCTGGCTGTGGTAAGAGTATGACTTTGAAATCCATTGCAGGTATTGTAAATCCCAATTCAGGCATCATTAGCGTTAAATTAAATGAAGAGGAAGTTTATTTTGATTCTAGCAAAAAAATTAACTTGAAACCTCAGAAAAGAAATGTAGGCTACCTATTTCAAAACTATGCATTATTTCCAAACATGACCGTTGAGGAGAATATTGCAGTAGGCCTGTCTAAAAAGGACGATGAAAAGGTAAGCGAACTGATTAAAAATTTCCGTTTGGAAGGACTGGAGAAAAGATATCCTAGGCAATTGTCCGGAGGTCAGCAACAGAGAGTGGCTTTGGCCCGTATTATAGCATATGATCCGGACGTCATATTGTTGGATGAGCCATTCAGTGCATTGGATACGTACCTAAAAGATCAATTGAGAAGGGAACTTATCAAATTGCTGGAAAATTTTGAAGGATTTATTATTATGGTTACCCATGACCGTGACGATGCATTCCAGTTCTGCGATAAGCTTATAGTAATGGATAAGGGTAAGATCATAGCAAAAGGAAATACCTACGACATATTCGAAAATCCGAAAAAGGTTCAGGTGGCTAAAATTACAGGATGTAAAAACATTTCAGCAATTGAAATTATTGACGATTATCATGTAAAGGCTTTGGATTGGGATAATATAATACTCGAAACCGAAGAGAAGGTTTCTGAAAACATCAATCATATTGGAATAAGGGCTCACGACTTTACATTTGCAGACAAGGATGACGTTAATGTAATTGGTACAAAAGACGCGGAAATTGTTGAAATGCCTTTTGAATGGGATATAAAATTGGCCAACGGTTTGTGGTGGATATACGACAAAGAGATTCACAAGCATGATTTTACAATGCCGGAATATATAAAAATCAGCCCCAAAACCATAATATTATTGGAATAA
- the modB gene encoding molybdate ABC transporter permease subunit: MIDWTPLFISMKTASISIVITFFMGLLVAWGIIMIKNNTTKVILDGVFTLSLVLPPTVVGFFLLYVFGVKGPIGSFFINFFAYKIAFSWEATVIAAVVMSFPLMYRSARGAFEQVDPNLVDAARTLGMSEWKIFWKVLCANALPGIISGGILAYARGLGEFGATAMLAGNIADLTRTLPIAVYSDVAAGNMGSAFNYVVIIIIIAFVAIFFMNYLTIRQGKQWK, from the coding sequence ATGATTGACTGGACCCCGTTATTTATTTCAATGAAAACTGCAAGCATATCAATTGTAATAACCTTTTTCATGGGTTTGTTGGTTGCTTGGGGTATCATTATGATAAAGAATAATACAACAAAAGTAATACTTGATGGTGTTTTTACACTATCTCTTGTATTGCCTCCAACCGTAGTAGGATTCTTCCTATTATATGTTTTTGGTGTTAAAGGTCCAATCGGAAGCTTTTTTATAAACTTCTTTGCTTATAAAATAGCTTTTTCATGGGAAGCAACCGTTATTGCTGCAGTTGTCATGTCATTTCCTTTAATGTATCGTTCTGCTAGGGGAGCTTTCGAACAAGTCGATCCCAACTTGGTTGATGCTGCTCGTACATTGGGCATGTCTGAATGGAAAATCTTTTGGAAGGTTTTATGTGCCAATGCCTTGCCTGGAATTATAAGTGGGGGAATTCTTGCTTATGCAAGGGGATTGGGAGAATTTGGTGCTACAGCAATGCTTGCAGGTAACATAGCTGATTTGACTAGAACTTTGCCTATTGCTGTTTATTCGGATGTGGCTGCAGGAAACATGGGAAGCGCATTTAATTATGTTGTAATCATTATAATCATAGCTTTTGTAGCTATTTTCTTCATGAATTATCTTACTATCCGTCAAGGAAAACAATGGAAATGA
- a CDS encoding CTP synthase, with amino-acid sequence MTKFIIITGGVVSSIGKGITSASIGRILRSYGLNVAAIKIDPYLNWDSGTLNPYQHGEVFVTHDGMETDLDLGHYERYLDVELPGISNITTGKVYESVIAKERAGDFLGACVQVIPHITDEIKEMIKMTADKDNYDVVLIELGGTVGDIESQPFLEALRQLRNDVGSKNVMFVHVTFIPYLNAAGEFKTKPTQHSTKELRSVGINPDIIVCRSQEPIDDDLKAKIAHFCDVDKDAVVNTPDAGTIYEVPLVLEENNIGKIVVDRIGLDIEPDSSKLDAWREIVESLKIQDPVVRIGIVGKYVELEDAYISIRESLLHAAASIGVKLEIDYISSDVEQLDPDVMKALDGILIPGGFGERGVEGKLLAVDYAIENNIPLFGICLGMQSMVIQFARRNGYPEANSSEFDKENEHPVIDMMEEQKKIKNMGGTMRLGSYDCKVVEGTKTFDAYGEIDIEERHRHRFEFNNDYRQDLQEKGIIISGTSPDDFLVEIVELPDHPWAVGCQFHPEFKSRPNRPHPLFKSFVEASYEHSKK; translated from the coding sequence CTGACTAAATTTATTATCATAACTGGAGGAGTAGTAAGCTCCATTGGAAAGGGAATTACTTCAGCTTCCATTGGTCGTATCTTACGTTCATACGGATTAAATGTAGCTGCAATTAAAATTGACCCTTATTTAAACTGGGATTCTGGAACTTTAAACCCATATCAGCATGGTGAAGTGTTCGTAACTCATGATGGTATGGAAACCGATCTTGATTTAGGTCATTATGAAAGATATTTGGATGTTGAATTGCCTGGAATCTCAAATATCACAACAGGAAAAGTATATGAATCTGTAATAGCTAAGGAAAGAGCTGGTGATTTCCTTGGTGCATGTGTACAGGTTATTCCACACATTACAGATGAAATCAAGGAAATGATTAAAATGACAGCAGATAAGGATAATTATGATGTTGTTTTAATCGAATTGGGAGGTACTGTTGGAGATATTGAAAGTCAGCCATTTTTAGAAGCCTTAAGACAATTAAGAAATGATGTAGGTTCTAAAAATGTAATGTTTGTCCATGTAACATTTATTCCATACCTTAATGCTGCTGGTGAATTTAAAACCAAACCAACCCAGCATTCAACTAAAGAGTTAAGAAGTGTAGGTATCAATCCAGATATAATTGTATGCAGGTCTCAAGAACCAATTGACGATGATTTAAAAGCTAAGATTGCTCATTTCTGTGACGTAGATAAAGATGCTGTTGTCAACACTCCTGATGCAGGAACAATTTATGAAGTGCCTTTAGTTCTTGAAGAAAACAACATAGGTAAAATTGTTGTTGATAGAATAGGTTTGGATATTGAACCTGACTCCTCAAAATTAGATGCTTGGAGAGAAATAGTGGAATCTCTCAAAATCCAAGATCCAGTTGTAAGAATAGGAATAGTTGGAAAATATGTTGAATTAGAAGACGCTTATATCAGTATTCGTGAATCCTTACTCCATGCAGCAGCTTCAATAGGCGTTAAATTAGAAATTGACTATATCAGTTCTGATGTTGAACAATTAGACCCTGATGTTATGAAAGCCTTAGACGGAATTTTAATACCTGGAGGTTTTGGAGAGCGTGGTGTTGAAGGAAAACTTTTAGCTGTTGATTATGCAATCGAAAACAATATTCCGTTATTTGGAATCTGTTTAGGAATGCAGTCTATGGTAATCCAATTTGCAAGACGTAATGGATATCCTGAAGCTAACAGTTCAGAATTTGATAAGGAAAATGAACATCCTGTTATTGATATGATGGAAGAGCAGAAAAAAATCAAGAATATGGGTGGAACCATGCGTTTAGGTTCTTATGACTGTAAGGTTGTTGAAGGAACTAAAACCTTTGATGCATATGGTGAAATTGACATTGAGGAACGTCATAGGCACAGATTTGAATTCAACAACGATTATAGGCAAGATCTACAAGAAAAAGGAATCATCATTTCAGGAACAAGTCCTGATGATTTCCTAGTGGAAATCGTAGAACTTCCAGATCATCCATGGGCTGTAGGTTGTCAATTCCATCCGGAATTTAAATCAAGACCAAACAGGCCTCATCCATTATTTAAATCATTTGTAGAAGCTTCTTATGAGCATTCTAAAAAATGA
- a CDS encoding methylated-DNA--[protein]-cysteine S-methyltransferase → MYKQWNLKTDLIGPISIISNEKIEEIILSNPQENSMSLAFKRYGPLEMGKNDSVEEFETFLNHYLKSENYDFDLKNLNLDKCKDFQKRVLKEQCKTEFGSTNYYKDIAIAINNPNASRAVGNALRNNPFPIVVPCHRTIKGNNEIGGFSGDVKNFYKKILLHHEGNEIKDNKILKKSI, encoded by the coding sequence ATGTACAAACAATGGAACTTGAAAACGGATCTGATTGGTCCTATTTCGATTATTTCAAATGAAAAGATAGAGGAAATAATACTATCGAACCCTCAAGAAAATTCAATGTCCTTGGCCTTTAAACGATATGGGCCTCTTGAAATGGGCAAAAATGATTCTGTAGAAGAATTTGAGACTTTTTTAAATCATTACCTCAAATCTGAAAACTATGATTTCGATTTGAAAAATCTCAATTTAGACAAATGCAAGGATTTTCAAAAAAGGGTTCTTAAAGAACAATGCAAAACAGAATTTGGATCGACAAATTACTATAAAGACATTGCCATTGCCATAAATAACCCTAATGCTTCACGAGCTGTTGGAAATGCCCTTAGAAACAATCCATTTCCCATTGTTGTTCCTTGCCATAGAACCATAAAAGGAAATAATGAGATTGGAGGTTTTTCAGGTGATGTGAAAAATTTCTATAAAAAAATATTATTACATCATGAAGGCAATGAAATTAAGGACAATAAAATTTTAAAAAAATCTATATAG
- a CDS encoding ribonuclease H-like domain-containing protein, which translates to MSRQEHEDYLFKAIIGEDGNEEKLFDSPFEDEFLYFKQYKNALLNKYENYSFEDFKGSKIENNDFGEVLKITTEEPFDFKLKDNDYKESLKGNLKLIPGIGPAKEMRLREKGYYNLKDLASHDAYSRKALKAIENIDNFETGDLINLAKKNCYDKDSKKEIINSASLFDAKDFKFMDIETLGLSNVPIILLGVAEIKKDRIVSTQYLLRTIEEEAAVLEAYKSHLDEYSAHVTFNGKYFDVPFIRNRLNYYRLSDDELNIPHFDLLYYARQLWKNKLPNCQLQTIEKHVFGIERTGDVPGQHIPDYYNTYLKENNIGPLVPIVEHNRQDIVSLASFLMKMYDEVNGD; encoded by the coding sequence ATGTCAAGGCAAGAACATGAAGATTATTTGTTCAAGGCAATAATTGGTGAAGATGGTAATGAGGAGAAACTTTTTGATTCTCCTTTTGAGGACGAATTTCTTTATTTTAAGCAATATAAGAACGCTTTGCTAAACAAATATGAGAATTATTCCTTTGAAGATTTCAAGGGAAGTAAAATTGAAAACAATGATTTTGGTGAAGTTTTAAAGATTACAACCGAAGAGCCATTTGATTTCAAGTTGAAAGACAATGATTATAAGGAATCGCTCAAAGGCAATCTTAAACTTATTCCTGGAATCGGCCCTGCCAAGGAAATGAGGCTAAGGGAGAAGGGATATTATAATTTAAAAGACCTGGCCAGTCATGATGCCTATTCCAGGAAGGCTTTAAAGGCAATCGAAAACATTGACAATTTTGAAACTGGGGATTTGATTAATTTAGCTAAGAAAAATTGTTATGATAAGGACAGCAAAAAGGAAATTATAAATTCGGCAAGTCTTTTTGATGCAAAGGACTTTAAATTTATGGATATTGAAACATTAGGGCTTTCCAATGTTCCGATTATATTGTTGGGTGTGGCTGAAATTAAAAAGGATAGAATTGTTTCTACCCAATATTTGCTTAGAACAATTGAAGAAGAGGCTGCAGTACTGGAAGCCTACAAATCTCATTTGGATGAATATTCCGCACATGTGACTTTCAATGGAAAATATTTTGATGTTCCATTCATAAGAAACCGTTTGAATTATTACAGGTTGTCTGACGATGAATTGAACATTCCTCATTTTGATTTGCTGTATTATGCAAGACAGCTCTGGAAAAACAAGCTTCCCAATTGCCAACTGCAAACAATCGAAAAGCATGTTTTCGGCATTGAAAGGACAGGGGACGTTCCGGGCCAACATATTCCGGATTATTACAATACTTATCTGAAAGAGAATAACATTGGACCTTTAGTGCCAATCGTAGAGCACAACAGACAGGATATAGTATCATTGGCAAGTTTTTTAATGAAAATGTATGATGAGGTTAATGGTGATTAA